Genomic window (Syntrophales bacterium):
TCTTTTTCATGGATTTGATGGTTACTTCCTGAATAAAATGAGCCTTCAAATCGCCTGTCTTTTCGTAAACATCCTGAGTCCGGGCGGTCAGTTCTTCGACAGTGCGAAATTCCGCGTGACCCAAAGAGGGCTGCCCCAACCATAAAACAGTTAGTAAAATACCTATAAATAAAAGGGTACTGTGCTTGAAAGGGCGAGTCCCGGGGACGAACGACCATGTCGGCCAGTATCCACGGAACAACCCTTTGGGCACTCGCAGTCTGCCGGGTCTGAAAGGAGGCTCATAACTATCAGGGATAGTGCTGTAATTTTCCAACATATTGTTATTACTTAGCATATTTATTGCCTAAACCTTATGCAAACCGGTAAAAAATTGTAACATTTGAATGGTTGCGATAGTTATCAACACTTTTATCAACAACCCTTTCCACACTGCTGTTGATTCATGCGGAAGCTCCCCGTAAGGGGTTTGTTTTGAGCTTTCTTAGTTAAGCCAATATCTTAATGCGCCAACCAAAGGGATCGTCTTTTTTCCCATACTGGATATTGAGAATATCGTTATACAACCGGGTGGTCAGTTTACCAATTTTTCCACCGGCAATGGCGTACTCCCTGTTTCGGTAGTAAATCCAACCGACAGGGGAAACAACAGCCGCTGTTCCCGAGGCAAAGGCCTCCTGCAACTTGCCGTTATTGATTGCGTTTATTATTTCATCCATCGAGAGCCGTCTCTCGGAAACCTTTATTCCCCAGCTTTTGGCAAGCTGGAGCACTGAGTTTCTGGTAACGCCGGGGAGGATGCTTCCCGAAAGGGGAGGGGTTATCAATTCGTTCTCGATTATGAAGAAAATATTGCTTGTCCCAACTTCCTCAACATACTTTCGTTCGATTGCATCGAGCCAGAGCACCTGCGTATATCCCATTTTTTTTGCGATTTCCCCTGCGTAGAGGCTGGCTGCGTAATTCCCCGCCGCTTTGCAGTTGCCGATCCCGCCGGGGGCCGAACGAATGTAATCCTCGGTGACGAAGATCTTCGTCGGGCTGAAGCCCTCGGCATAATAGGCCCCGACGGGACTCATGATAATGAAGAACAGATACTCGTTTGCCGGATGCACCCCCAGGGCTTGTTCGGTGGCAATCATGGTTGGCCGTATATACAACGAGGACCCTTCCGTACGAGGTATCCAGTCTTTATCCGCCGCCAGCAGCTTTTCCAGCGCTTCCATAAAAAGAGGCTCCTCAATCCTCGGCATGCAGAGTCTCTCCGCCGAGTTGTTCATCCGTTTTATGTTTTCCGATGGCCGAAAAAGGAAAACGCCGCCATTTTCTCCCCGATAGGCCTTCATTCCCTCGAAAATCTCCTGGCCATAATGCAGGCACATGGCTGTCGGGTCAAGTTGAAGCGGACGATACGGCTCGACTGCGCCATCGTGCCAGCCGCGGCCGCTGCTCCAGGTCATTGTAAAAAAATGATCGGTAAATATCTTGCCAAATCCCAACTTCGATTCGTCTTGCGGTTTGGCCTTTCTTTTTTCGGGCGCAGACTCAATAACCTTGATTTCCATTAACAGTCTCCTTTAGATTCAGTTTTTGTTTATTATAAGCTTTTTCTAAACCCTTACCACTAAATCAGATGGCGATCAAGACTTCTATACTGGATAGCCTCGGCAATATGGGAGGAGGTTAGACAATCGCTGTTGTCAAGATCAGCAATAGTTCTGGCTACCTTCAGTATCCTGGTGTAGGCGCGGGCGCTCAATCCCAGCTTGTCGATCGCCATCTCGATAAGTTTATGAGATTCATCGTCAATCAGGCAAAAAGCGCGAATCTGGGCTTCGCTCATCCGGGCGTTGCAGATGGTTTCATCCCCGCTGAAACGCTTTTGTTGAATCGCACGGGCATTTTCTATGCGGTTTTTGATTGCCGACGAGGCTTCTCCCGCTCCCCGCGCCGTCAAATCGCGATAGCGGACGGAGGGCACCTCAATATGGATGTCGATCCGATCGAGAAGGGGGCCCGAGATTCGTCCCTGATACTGGCGAATCTGCTGCGGAGTGCAATGACAGCGGTTGCTGCTGTCGCCGTAATAACCGCAGGGACAGGGATTCATCGACGCAACCAGCGCGAAGCGGGCAGGGTAGGTTGCCGTTTGCGCTGAACGCGTTATGGTTATTTTGCCGTCCTCCAGGGGTTGGCGCAGCGTCTCCAGAACGTTTTTTCGGAACTCCGGCAGTTCGTCGAGAAAAAGGACTCCATGATGCGCCAGACTTATTTCCCCCGGTCGCGGGATATGGCCTCCGCCGACCAATCCTGCGTCGGAGATGGTATGATGCACTGCGCGAAAGGGCCTCGTTGCGATCAGCGCCTCTTTGCGGTCCAATATTCCCGCCACGGAATAGATTTGCGTTGTTTCTATGGCCTCACTCAAGGAAAAGTCCGGAATTATCGTAACGATTCTCTGAGCGAGCATACTTTTTCCCGAACCGGGCGGACCGATCATCAGGATGTTATGCCCGCCCGCAGTGGCAACCTCGATTGCCCGTTTGGCCTGTTCCTGTCCTTTAATATCACTGAAATCAAATGGATAGTCGCGGTTTTGCCGGAAGAGCGCCTCGATATCGACGTGGAATGGATTGATTTCCCGGCGCTCTCCAAAAAATTCGACAACGTCGGAGAGGTGATCCACCGGAATGACATCGATTCCTTCGACCAACGCCGCTTCGCTGGCGTTTTCTTTCGGGAGGACTATGCCCCGTATGCCGAGAGAGCGGGCCGTAAAGGCAGAGGAAAGTGCCCCATGCACACCTTTGACGCTGCCGTCGAGGGAAAGCTCGCCGATAAGAAGATACTGCGTTAGCGGCCCCAGGGAAACCATCCCCTGCGCGGCCAGTATCGCCATCGCGATCGGCAGGTCGAAAGAGGTGCCCTCTTTTTTTATGTCAGCAGGGGCGAGATTGATGGTGACATGATGAGTCGGGAATTTATAGCCGGAATTGTTGATCGCGGCCTTGATGCGATCCTTGCTTTCCCGTACCGAGGCATCGGGCAGGCCGACAGTGGAAAACTGGGGGAGGCCGGCAGTTATATCTACCTCAACTTCAACGGGGAAGGAATCAATTCCGATGATTGCGGAACTCAATGTTTTGACGATCATGCAAATTTCCTGTTGGCGGGTCAGATGGAAAGTGCAGAATTATACGCGTTTTTGCATCAGGCGATCTTCCAGTTCCCCTATGTATGCGGCCAGGGTATTTCCCGCCTGCTCTACTGCGGTGCGCAGATCATGATCAAGTTGAGTCAAACGTTTTTGCAATGCCTCTTCCGAAGCAACGGTTTTCCCCTCCATTTTTGATAATTCAGTCTGCAGAAATTCTTGCAGCCCGGTGAGCCTTGATGCTTCCGCCTTTTCGGCCAGTTCGCGCAGGGAGTTCAAGTCTTTATTGAAACGCCTTGATTCTGACAGTTGGGCAGATTGGAGGTAGGCGATATAGATTAAAAACAACAGGGAGATCAGCGCAATGAAGCCAAGCATGATCAATCCCAGCGGCGCATTGATCGATGTAACCAGAAGCCACAGGCTGGTTGGGGCCATAAACGAATTCCAGTTGACGATGGCAAACACGGCCAAAACCGCAAAAACAAGCATTAAGGCAAATGTTTTTATAGCCATAGCTTTTATCCTTTCTTAATGATGAAAAATATATCTCGGGGGAGATAAAGCGTGCCGCAGAAAGGCATCAAATACAGGACGTCGGATTCTTCTGTGCGTGCGCATGATAAAGTCAAGAAAACTGGGCAGGGCAATTATACCGGCAGGCTTATTGTTCCAGATACAGAAACTTTGAAACAATAAGCCTGCTGAATTCAAACAGCTATTTCCCGGTTACGTCAACTTCCTTACCCCACCAATTTCCGGCCTTTGATTCCTGAGCATCCTTTTTATCCGCACTGGGATAACCGGAAATGCTGAATTTCAAATGTTCCCAGTCTTTGTACATAGTGCTGTGTTCGTAGAAGCCCGATTCTCTTGCGGCGGCACCGCACCCGGCGAGAAAAAGCGCTGCCATGACGACCAAAAATAATTTCTTCATGCAATCCTCCTTTGTTAGATGACATTAATAACGTTTTAAATTTCGAGGTAATTGCAAAACTCCCCATTCTTGTCTGTCATTCCCGCAACGATTCTGAGCGGGAATCTGGTTCTAACTGCTTGAAAAACCATATTATGAACATTAAGCTTCGCTTTCCCGATAGAGACATTATGAACATTAAGCTTCGCTTTCGGGAATGACAAATGGTTTTGCATTTGCCTCTTCCTCTTACATAAAAATACAGTGAATGTCAAAAGATTATTGATTTCAGGGGCGGCGCCGGCTGGGAAGGAAATTTTATCAGCTTTGCCGGTTGAATCTGCTGATGATTTCTGATAGATATGATTGAAGTCTTAAGAAACCGACAAACCCGTCTTGCAGCAGCACTGAGGTTTACTAACAGCAATTCGCCACCAACAGGGCATTCATGCCCGCAGGGAGACATTTCTGGTGCGTATTCTAATTTTTACAGATCTTGACGGAAGCCTCCTTAATCATGACGATTATTCGTATGAGGCAGCGCTGCCGGCTTTGGAAAAAATCAAAGCGGCGAATATTCCGTTGATTATTGTGACCAGTAAAACCAGAGGCGAAGTGGAACCCCTGCAAAGAGAGCTGGATATTTCCGCCCCCTTTATCGTTGAGAATGGCGGCGGAATTTTTTTCCCGGAATCGCCGGAGCTGAAAAATCCGGTGGATGGTGAAAAGGTTGAGAAATATACTGTTCTCGGTTTAGGCGCAACTTATCGCGATATCCGAAAGTTTTTCGCCAAAGTGGCTTCCCGTTTTTCGATCAGGGGCTTCGGCGACATGACAGCCGCCGAGATTGCCAATTTGACCGGCCTGCCGGAGATCGACGTCGAGCTGGCCAGACGCAGGGAATTTACTGAGCCTTTTTTAGCGGAAAATGAATTAGATATCGGTAAGATAGAAAAGTTAGCACTTTTGGAGGGGTTAAAAATAACTAAGGGCGGTCGTTTTTTTCATTTAATCGGCCTTGGGCAGGACAAAGGCATCGCTGTGAAAAAAGTGATCGACATCTATCGTAACAATGGAAATCAAGAGACGCTTGTGACGATCGGGATTGGCGACAGTGAAAACGATCTGCCGATGCTCCAGCAGGTTGATATCCCGGTCTTGATTCCCCGTCCGCAGCGGGGTTTTCTCCATCTTGAATTGCCGAGGCTTGTTCGTGCAAGAGAAGAAGGTTGCCTCGGTTGGAACAGCGCGGTCGGATGTATTCTGGATAATCTCGCTGGCGGCTATTTACCGGATAAAGTAATTCCCTGCCCGTGAAGGGAAAAGTCATCCGCTTTTCCAGTTTACTTAAACACCGAAGAGCACTGTACGCATCGGGTAGAAAAGCTTTTCGTAACTGCTTACATTTATTTGTGTAAATATTAATTAGAGGAGGCACGACAATGAGCGATTTTTCTCA
Coding sequences:
- a CDS encoding HAD-IIB family hydrolase; the encoded protein is MRILIFTDLDGSLLNHDDYSYEAALPALEKIKAANIPLIIVTSKTRGEVEPLQRELDISAPFIVENGGGIFFPESPELKNPVDGEKVEKYTVLGLGATYRDIRKFFAKVASRFSIRGFGDMTAAEIANLTGLPEIDVELARRREFTEPFLAENELDIGKIEKLALLEGLKITKGGRFFHLIGLGQDKGIAVKKVIDIYRNNGNQETLVTIGIGDSENDLPMLQQVDIPVLIPRPQRGFLHLELPRLVRAREEGCLGWNSAVGCILDNLAGGYLPDKVIPCP
- a CDS encoding branched-chain amino acid aminotransferase yields the protein MEIKVIESAPEKRKAKPQDESKLGFGKIFTDHFFTMTWSSGRGWHDGAVEPYRPLQLDPTAMCLHYGQEIFEGMKAYRGENGGVFLFRPSENIKRMNNSAERLCMPRIEEPLFMEALEKLLAADKDWIPRTEGSSLYIRPTMIATEQALGVHPANEYLFFIIMSPVGAYYAEGFSPTKIFVTEDYIRSAPGGIGNCKAAGNYAASLYAGEIAKKMGYTQVLWLDAIERKYVEEVGTSNIFFIIENELITPPLSGSILPGVTRNSVLQLAKSWGIKVSERRLSMDEIINAINNGKLQEAFASGTAAVVSPVGWIYYRNREYAIAGGKIGKLTTRLYNDILNIQYGKKDDPFGWRIKILA
- a CDS encoding YifB family Mg chelatase-like AAA ATPase, with the protein product MIVKTLSSAIIGIDSFPVEVEVDITAGLPQFSTVGLPDASVRESKDRIKAAINNSGYKFPTHHVTINLAPADIKKEGTSFDLPIAMAILAAQGMVSLGPLTQYLLIGELSLDGSVKGVHGALSSAFTARSLGIRGIVLPKENASEAALVEGIDVIPVDHLSDVVEFFGERREINPFHVDIEALFRQNRDYPFDFSDIKGQEQAKRAIEVATAGGHNILMIGPPGSGKSMLAQRIVTIIPDFSLSEAIETTQIYSVAGILDRKEALIATRPFRAVHHTISDAGLVGGGHIPRPGEISLAHHGVLFLDELPEFRKNVLETLRQPLEDGKITITRSAQTATYPARFALVASMNPCPCGYYGDSSNRCHCTPQQIRQYQGRISGPLLDRIDIHIEVPSVRYRDLTARGAGEASSAIKNRIENARAIQQKRFSGDETICNARMSEAQIRAFCLIDDESHKLIEMAIDKLGLSARAYTRILKVARTIADLDNSDCLTSSHIAEAIQYRSLDRHLI